Proteins found in one Litorihabitans aurantiacus genomic segment:
- the eno gene encoding phosphopyruvate hydratase, protein MATIEAVYAREILDSRGNPTIEVEVGLDDGTTARAGVPSGASTGAFEAVERRDGDKSRYLGKGVQEAVEAVLDTIAPEVLGFDAADQRTIDQTMLDLDGTPNKGKVGANAILGVSLAVARAAADSADLPLYRYVGGPNAHVLPVPMMNILNGGSHADSNVDIQEFMVAPYGAPTFKEALRWGAEVYHSLKSVLKSRGLATGLGDEGGFAPNLGSNREALDLILEAITKAGFEPGKDLGLALDVAATEFFDEGAYAFEGGSKTPDEMIAYYAALVADYPLVSIEDPLSEDEWASWGQLVAQVDAKVQIVGDDLFVTNPERLARGIAEKSATSLLVKVNQIGTLTETLDAVALAQRSGFTAMISHRSGETEDTTIADLAVATNAGQIKTGAPARGERINKYNQLLRIEDQLGDAAVYAGRSAFPRLG, encoded by the coding sequence ATGGCCACGATCGAGGCTGTTTACGCCCGCGAGATCCTTGACTCGCGCGGCAACCCCACCATCGAGGTCGAGGTCGGCCTCGACGACGGCACCACCGCTCGCGCGGGTGTCCCCTCCGGCGCCTCGACCGGTGCGTTCGAGGCCGTCGAGCGCCGTGACGGCGACAAGAGCCGCTACCTCGGCAAGGGTGTCCAGGAGGCGGTCGAGGCCGTGCTCGACACCATCGCCCCCGAGGTCCTCGGCTTCGACGCCGCCGACCAGCGCACGATCGACCAGACCATGCTCGACCTGGACGGCACGCCCAACAAGGGCAAGGTCGGCGCCAACGCGATCCTCGGTGTCTCGCTCGCCGTCGCCCGCGCCGCGGCCGACAGCGCCGACCTCCCGCTGTACCGCTACGTCGGCGGCCCGAACGCGCACGTGCTGCCCGTCCCGATGATGAACATCCTCAACGGCGGCTCGCACGCGGACTCCAACGTCGACATCCAGGAGTTCATGGTCGCCCCCTACGGCGCCCCGACCTTCAAGGAGGCCCTGCGCTGGGGCGCCGAGGTCTACCACTCCCTCAAGTCCGTGCTGAAGTCGCGCGGCCTGGCCACCGGTCTGGGTGACGAGGGTGGCTTCGCGCCGAACCTCGGCTCCAACCGCGAGGCGCTCGACCTCATCCTCGAGGCCATCACCAAGGCCGGCTTCGAGCCCGGCAAGGACCTCGGCCTCGCGCTGGATGTCGCAGCCACGGAGTTCTTCGACGAGGGCGCGTACGCGTTCGAGGGCGGCTCCAAGACGCCCGACGAGATGATCGCGTACTACGCCGCGCTCGTCGCCGACTACCCCCTGGTCTCCATCGAGGACCCGCTGAGCGAGGACGAGTGGGCCTCCTGGGGCCAGCTCGTCGCGCAGGTCGACGCCAAGGTGCAGATCGTCGGCGACGACCTGTTCGTCACCAACCCCGAGCGCCTCGCGCGCGGCATCGCCGAGAAGTCGGCCACGTCGCTGCTGGTGAAGGTCAACCAGATCGGCACGCTGACCGAGACGCTCGACGCCGTCGCCCTCGCGCAGCGCAGCGGCTTCACCGCCATGATCAGCCACCGCTCGGGCGAGACCGAGGACACGACGATCGCCGACCTCGCCGTCGCCACGAACGCCGGCCAGATCAAGACCGGTGCGCCCGCCCGCGGTGAGCGCATCAACAAGTACAACCAGCTCCTGCGCATCGAGGACCAGCTGGGCGACGCCGCCGTCTACGCCGGCCGCTCCGCGTTCCCGCGCCTGGGCTGA
- a CDS encoding FtsB family cell division protein, producing the protein MRTAGLALVLLVAFIVLAPTLRAYVSQQEQLREVNASLAQAQEEAAALEEELARWEDPEYVKSQASARFNLVAPGETGYKVVDPETVDGEDPIGDLTAQEAARSPYAVTATLPWYSTVWGSVEVAGAAQQTAAEAEAAQDVPADGAAPPASDTP; encoded by the coding sequence ATGAGGACGGCGGGGCTCGCCCTGGTCCTCCTGGTCGCCTTCATCGTCCTGGCGCCCACTCTGCGCGCCTACGTCTCGCAGCAGGAGCAGCTCCGCGAGGTCAACGCCTCTCTCGCCCAGGCGCAGGAAGAGGCGGCCGCGCTCGAGGAGGAGCTCGCGCGCTGGGAGGACCCCGAGTACGTAAAGTCGCAGGCCAGCGCGCGGTTCAACCTCGTCGCGCCCGGTGAGACCGGGTACAAGGTCGTCGACCCGGAGACCGTCGACGGCGAGGACCCCATCGGCGACCTCACCGCGCAGGAGGCGGCCCGGTCGCCGTACGCGGTGACCGCCACGCTGCCGTGGTACTCCACGGTGTGGGGCTCGGTCGAGGTCGCAGGCGCGGCTCAGCAGACCGCTGCCGAGGCCGAGGCTGCGCAGGACGTCCCGGCCGACGGCGCCGCCCCACCCGCGAGCGACACGCCCTGA
- a CDS encoding DUF501 domain-containing protein: protein MAAVAEQLGREPRGVVAIAARCRCGRPTVVRTSPRLPDGTPFPTSYYLTHPGAVAAVSTLEASGLMTRMTERLVEDEELAAQYRRAHEDYLAQRAELGDVPEIDGISAGGMPGRVKCLHVLVGHSLARGPGVNPFGDEALAAMAPSWSPMRCTC, encoded by the coding sequence CTGGCGGCCGTCGCCGAGCAGCTCGGGCGCGAGCCCCGCGGCGTCGTCGCGATCGCTGCACGCTGCCGCTGCGGCCGCCCCACCGTGGTCCGCACCTCGCCCCGCCTCCCGGACGGCACGCCCTTCCCGACGTCGTACTACCTCACGCACCCCGGCGCCGTCGCCGCCGTCTCCACGCTCGAGGCCTCGGGCCTGATGACACGGATGACCGAGCGCCTGGTCGAGGACGAGGAGCTCGCCGCGCAGTACCGCCGCGCCCACGAGGACTACCTCGCCCAGCGCGCCGAGCTCGGCGACGTCCCGGAGATCGACGGGATCTCCGCGGGCGGGATGCCCGGCCGCGTCAAGTGCCTCCACGTCCTCGTGGGGCACAGCCTCGCCCGCGGCCCCGGCGTCAACCCGTTCGGCGACGAGGCGCTCGCGGCGATGGCGCCGTCGTGGTCGCCCATGCGCTGCACCTGCTGA
- the dinB gene encoding DNA polymerase IV — MSIPSAEPRASILHADLDSFYASVAQRDDPALRGRPVAVGGGGVILAASYEAKRAGISTPMPGHRARALCPGLVIVRPDFPTYTAASRAVFAIFRETTPLVQGVSVDEAFLDVGGLGRIDGSPVDIAARLRRRVAHEVGLPITVGVARTPFLAKTASQAAKPDGLLEVPPDGERAFLHPLPLRRLWGVGEATAGRLGSFGLETVGDLAALPEDVLVGLLGRAGGRHLYAVVHGRTSTTLSLGHRRSSIGAQRALGRGPHRPEHVHAALLGLVDRVTRRLREAEQLAGTVVLRLRFDDYTAVTRSHSLAHPTASTARLADTAVSLLRQARPLVRARGITLVGVALGGLVADRVEQPELSFAEVAAGGGAGRAGGGAARVRDTRELDAAVDALGHRYGGHALTRASLLRDRDALAGPSLDEAVEG, encoded by the coding sequence GTGTCCATCCCGTCAGCAGAGCCTCGGGCGAGCATCCTGCACGCCGATCTCGACTCGTTCTACGCCTCCGTGGCGCAGCGCGACGACCCCGCGCTGCGCGGTCGTCCGGTCGCCGTCGGCGGGGGTGGCGTGATCCTCGCCGCCAGCTACGAGGCGAAGCGGGCCGGGATCTCGACGCCGATGCCGGGGCACCGCGCCCGGGCGCTCTGCCCCGGGCTCGTGATCGTGCGGCCCGACTTCCCGACCTACACCGCGGCCAGCCGGGCGGTGTTCGCGATCTTCCGGGAGACGACACCGCTGGTCCAGGGCGTCTCGGTGGACGAGGCCTTCCTCGACGTCGGCGGGCTCGGTCGGATCGACGGTTCCCCGGTGGACATCGCGGCGCGGCTGCGGCGGCGGGTGGCGCACGAGGTCGGGCTGCCGATCACCGTGGGGGTCGCGCGCACCCCGTTCCTGGCCAAGACCGCGAGCCAGGCCGCGAAGCCGGACGGCCTGCTCGAGGTGCCGCCCGACGGCGAGCGCGCCTTCCTGCACCCGCTCCCCCTGCGCCGGCTGTGGGGAGTGGGCGAGGCGACGGCGGGGCGGCTGGGATCCTTCGGCCTCGAGACGGTCGGGGACCTGGCGGCGCTGCCGGAGGACGTCCTCGTCGGACTCCTGGGGCGGGCAGGCGGGCGGCACCTCTACGCCGTCGTGCACGGGCGGACCTCGACGACGCTGAGCCTCGGGCACCGCCGCAGCTCGATCGGGGCGCAGCGCGCGCTCGGCCGCGGGCCGCACCGCCCGGAGCACGTGCACGCGGCGCTCCTCGGGCTGGTCGACCGCGTGACGCGCCGGCTGCGGGAGGCCGAGCAGCTCGCGGGCACCGTCGTGCTGCGGCTGCGGTTCGACGACTACACGGCCGTGACGCGGTCGCACTCGCTCGCCCACCCCACCGCATCGACCGCACGCCTGGCCGACACTGCTGTGTCGCTGCTACGACAGGCGCGGCCCCTGGTCCGGGCGCGCGGGATCACCCTGGTCGGAGTGGCGCTCGGCGGTCTCGTCGCGGACCGGGTGGAGCAGCCGGAGCTGTCGTTCGCGGAGGTTGCTGCAGGCGGCGGTGCTGGGCGCGCTGGGGGTGGTGCGGCGCGGGTGCGCGACACGCGCGAGCTCGACGCCGCCGTCGACGCCCTCGGGCACCGCTATGGCGGCCACGCGCTGACGAGGGCCAGCCTGCTGCGCGATCGCGACGCCCTGGCCGGTCCGTCCCTCGACGAGGCGGTCGAGGGGTGA